A portion of the Chloroflexota bacterium genome contains these proteins:
- a CDS encoding HAMP domain-containing protein, which produces MPLSKANWGVVIRQSEDEALAPTRELRQNLILFGIVLVTVALLFVVITTRDVGSRIRLLTVASKKIAEGDLDGQVANLGRDEVGVLSQTLDDMRRKLKTSYGELKQKTQELSSLLSVSEILSSAIDLSPVLDAVVVKAVEVVPNADGGLLLLDSDAHGALVLRCIIGMNKDAFPDINTAPGSAPGSDLVSKSEGEATKETSAVEEAIDTFLRSEPFQSKAQSFICGKVFERNRVIGGLVLVNFNDKEVFSESDYRLLQAIADGIGITIERAQLANEAEEARALHEADRLRSQFISSVSHELRTPLTLIKGYSTSLLRKDASWERETQREFLQIIDEKTDELRDLIDKILQSAKLEAGAVKLEKEPLLIPRLAEKVVEEISTRAKKHEFDLSFAPSFPVVEADVRCIEQVLRNLLENAVKYSPDGGVAKISGKVIRDRVIVEIKDNGTGIPQEYHDKIFERFYRVDSNLTRGTTGSGLGLSIVKAHVEAHGGEVWFKSAVGKGSTFYFSLPLSEGYEED; this is translated from the coding sequence ATGCCACTCTCAAAGGCAAACTGGGGGGTAGTTATTCGTCAGTCGGAAGACGAGGCGCTCGCCCCTACTCGTGAACTCCGTCAAAATTTGATTCTATTTGGAATAGTATTGGTTACTGTTGCTCTTCTTTTTGTTGTTATAACTACAAGAGATGTTGGCAGTCGGATTAGGCTGCTTACTGTCGCCTCTAAAAAAATAGCTGAGGGAGACCTGGATGGTCAGGTCGCTAATCTGGGCAGAGATGAGGTCGGCGTATTGAGCCAGACACTCGATGACATGAGACGAAAGCTAAAAACTTCTTACGGAGAGTTAAAGCAAAAAACGCAGGAACTGTCCTCACTGCTTTCTGTTTCTGAGATATTATCATCTGCAATCGACTTGTCGCCCGTTCTTGATGCCGTTGTCGTAAAGGCAGTGGAGGTCGTGCCCAATGCCGACGGTGGTCTATTGCTCTTAGATAGCGATGCACATGGTGCCTTAGTGCTACGATGTATAATCGGTATGAATAAGGACGCTTTTCCTGATATTAATACTGCTCCTGGTAGTGCACCTGGTTCCGATTTGGTTTCAAAGTCAGAAGGTGAGGCGACAAAAGAAACAAGTGCCGTGGAAGAAGCAATTGATACTTTTCTTCGCTCGGAACCTTTTCAGTCTAAAGCGCAAAGTTTTATCTGCGGCAAGGTGTTTGAGCGGAACCGAGTTATAGGAGGTCTCGTTCTAGTTAATTTTAATGATAAGGAAGTGTTCTCAGAATCAGATTACCGCTTACTTCAGGCCATAGCCGATGGCATTGGTATCACTATCGAGAGAGCTCAGCTGGCCAATGAAGCCGAGGAGGCGAGGGCGCTGCATGAAGCGGACCGTCTGAGGTCCCAATTCATTTCTTCGGTTTCGCATGAGCTACGCACACCGCTAACGCTCATAAAGGGTTATTCCACCTCACTACTCCGTAAGGATGCTTCCTGGGAAAGAGAGACGCAGCGTGAATTCCTTCAGATTATAGACGAGAAGACTGATGAGCTGCGTGACCTAATTGATAAAATCTTACAGTCAGCCAAATTGGAAGCCGGTGCGGTGAAATTGGAAAAAGAGCCGCTGCTCATACCTCGGCTGGCTGAAAAAGTGGTAGAAGAGATTTCAACGCGAGCCAAGAAGCATGAGTTCGACCTGTCTTTTGCGCCGAGCTTCCCGGTTGTCGAAGCCGATGTCAGATGTATAGAACAGGTATTAAGGAATCTTCTGGAAAATGCTGTAAAATATTCCCCAGACGGCGGAGTAGCTAAGATATCCGGCAAGGTAATACGGGATAGGGTAATTGTCGAAATAAAGGATAACGGAACGGGTATTCCTCAAGAATACCATGATAAAATCTTCGAAAGGTTCTACCGTGTGGACAGTAATTTGACCCGTGGTACTACCGGAAGCGGGCTCGGGCTCTCTATTGTTAAGGCACATGTTGAAGCTCACGGCGGTGAGGTCTGGTTCAAGAGCGCCGTGGGTAAAGGGAGCACTTTCTATTTCAGTTTGCCCTTGAGCGAGGGCTATGAAGAGGATTAA